One genomic region from Terasakiella sp. SH-1 encodes:
- the rplR gene encoding 50S ribosomal protein L18: MLSSKQLQERRKSRVRYQIRQRATGRPRLSVFRSSKHIYAQIIDDAQGVTLVAASSIEKDLKGSLKTGADKDAASKVGALVAERAVAAGIKDVVFDRGGYRYHGRVKALADAAREAGLSF, encoded by the coding sequence ATGTTAAGTTCAAAACAACTTCAGGAACGTCGCAAATCCCGCGTACGTTACCAAATCCGCCAACGCGCTACTGGTCGTCCGCGTCTGTCGGTTTTCCGTTCCAGCAAACACATCTATGCTCAAATCATCGACGACGCCCAGGGCGTTACGCTGGTTGCAGCATCTTCCATTGAGAAAGATCTTAAAGGAAGCTTGAAAACTGGTGCAGACAAAGATGCCGCTTCTAAGGTGGGTGCTTTGGTTGCTGAGCGCGCTGTCGCTGCCGGTATCAAGGATGTCGTCTTCGATCGTGGTGGCTACCGCTATCATGGGCGTGTGAAAGCTTTGGCTGACGCGGCTCGTGAAGCTGGTCTGTCGTTCTAA
- the rpsE gene encoding 30S ribosomal protein S5, translating to MARNPKENSRGKGRGKDKAQEQDSDLIDKLVGINRVAKVVKGGRRFSFAAMVVVGDGRGRVGFGTGKAREVPEAIRKATDQAKRNMIRVPLREGRTLHHDVKGHFGAGKVILRAAPSGTGIIAGGPMRAVFETMGVQDVVAKSQGTQNPQNMIKATFDALKNSYSPRSIASKRGKKVGEIVARRDSSAAAAAAAKE from the coding sequence ATGGCACGTAATCCTAAAGAAAACTCTCGCGGTAAAGGCCGTGGCAAAGATAAGGCTCAGGAACAAGATTCTGACCTGATCGATAAGCTCGTCGGCATTAACCGTGTCGCTAAGGTGGTCAAAGGTGGCCGTCGTTTCTCATTTGCTGCTATGGTCGTCGTTGGTGATGGTCGTGGTCGTGTCGGTTTCGGCACGGGTAAAGCACGTGAGGTTCCGGAAGCTATCCGTAAGGCAACCGATCAAGCTAAACGTAACATGATCCGCGTTCCGCTTCGCGAAGGTCGTACACTTCACCATGATGTGAAGGGTCACTTCGGCGCAGGTAAAGTTATCCTGCGTGCTGCACCGTCTGGTACTGGTATCATCGCCGGTGGCCCGATGCGTGCAGTTTTCGAAACAATGGGCGTACAAGACGTTGTTGCGAAGTCTCAGGGTACACAGAACCCGCAGAACATGATTAAGGCAACTTTTGATGCGCTGAAGAATTCTTATTCTCCGCGTTCCATTGCTTCCAAGCGTGGTAAGAAAGTTGGTGAAATCGTTGCTCGTCGCGACTCTAGTGCTGCTGCCGCTGCTGCTGCAAAGGAGTAA
- the rpmD gene encoding 50S ribosomal protein L30 has protein sequence MADKKTVKVQQVGSPIGRRNDQRATLVGLGLNKINRVSELEDTPSVRGMIAKVQHLVKIVE, from the coding sequence ATGGCTGATAAGAAAACCGTTAAAGTGCAACAGGTCGGTAGCCCGATCGGTCGCAGAAACGATCAGCGCGCAACGCTGGTTGGCCTTGGTTTGAACAAGATCAATCGTGTTTCTGAACTGGAAGATACTCCTTCTGTTCGTGGCATGATTGCTAAAGTTCAGCATCTCGTGAAAATCGTTGAGTAA
- the rplO gene encoding 50S ribosomal protein L15, whose translation MKLNELRDNDGARKSRMRVGRGIGSGKGKTSTRGQKGQKARNTVAVGFEGGQMPLYRRLPKRGFNNIFRKEYAVVNVGRIQKAVDAGKIKDGDTVNIEVLKAAGLVNRIKDGVRLLNKGEITAKVKVEVNSASASAIAAVEKAGGSVSVDAAE comes from the coding sequence ATGAAACTCAATGAGCTTCGTGACAATGATGGCGCTAGAAAGTCTCGCATGCGTGTGGGCCGTGGTATCGGTTCGGGCAAAGGCAAAACATCTACGCGTGGTCAAAAAGGTCAAAAAGCCCGCAACACGGTTGCTGTAGGCTTTGAAGGCGGTCAAATGCCGCTGTATCGTCGCTTGCCGAAGCGTGGCTTTAACAACATCTTCCGCAAGGAATACGCTGTTGTTAACGTCGGTCGCATTCAAAAAGCGGTTGATGCTGGTAAAATCAAAGACGGTGATACTGTCAACATCGAGGTTCTCAAGGCTGCTGGCCTGGTGAACCGTATTAAGGACGGCGTTCGTCTCCTTAATAAAGGTGAGATCACTGCTAAGGTTAAGGTTGAAGTTAACAGTGCTTCTGCTTCTGCAATCGCTGCCGTTGAAAAGGCTGGTGGTTCTGTAAGCGTTGACGCTGCTGAATAA
- the secY gene encoding preprotein translocase subunit SecY, producing the protein MASAAEQLAANMNFGSIAKAEELKKRIWFTLGALIVYRIGAYIPIPGIDPVILRDIFTQNAGGILGMFDMFAGGALGRMTIFALNIMPYISASIIMQLGTAVSPSLEAMKKEGESGRKKITQYTRYLTVLIASLQAYGIAVGLEGMTSSAGSAVIDPGYFFRAATVITLVGGTIFLMWLGEQITARGIGNGISLIIFAGIVANLPSALAGTLELGRTGALSVLLIVFLLVMSVAVIMFIVYVERAQRRVVIQYPKRQRGNKVYGGESSHMPLKINTAGVIPPIFASSLLLLPTTVISMTAGQGPEWLQTVAAWLGHGQPLYIALYIAMIVFFAFFYTSVVFNPTETAENLRKNGGYVPGIRPGKNTAEYLDKITSRLTVIGAAYLSAVCLLPEILISKWQVPFYFGGTSLLIVVTVTMDTVGQVHSHLLAHQYEGLIKKSKLRGKRG; encoded by the coding sequence ATGGCATCTGCCGCAGAACAATTAGCCGCTAACATGAACTTCGGTTCAATCGCGAAAGCAGAGGAGCTGAAAAAGCGAATCTGGTTTACGTTAGGGGCTTTGATCGTTTATCGCATTGGCGCTTATATTCCAATTCCGGGGATCGACCCTGTTATTCTGCGTGATATTTTCACGCAGAATGCAGGTGGCATTCTGGGAATGTTTGATATGTTTGCCGGTGGTGCGTTGGGTCGTATGACCATTTTCGCACTGAACATCATGCCGTACATTTCGGCTTCTATCATCATGCAACTGGGGACGGCGGTTTCGCCAAGCCTGGAAGCCATGAAGAAGGAAGGTGAAAGTGGGCGCAAGAAGATTACGCAATATACCCGTTACCTGACGGTTCTGATTGCATCACTCCAAGCTTACGGTATTGCCGTTGGTCTGGAAGGGATGACATCCAGTGCTGGGAGTGCGGTTATTGATCCGGGCTATTTCTTCCGGGCTGCTACAGTGATTACACTGGTTGGCGGTACAATCTTCCTGATGTGGCTGGGTGAACAAATTACAGCGCGTGGTATCGGTAACGGTATTTCACTGATTATCTTTGCTGGGATCGTGGCAAACTTGCCAAGTGCCCTTGCAGGGACATTGGAACTCGGTCGTACAGGCGCACTGTCTGTTCTGTTGATCGTCTTCCTGTTGGTGATGAGTGTCGCTGTTATCATGTTCATCGTGTATGTTGAACGTGCACAACGTCGCGTCGTGATCCAGTATCCGAAACGTCAACGTGGTAACAAAGTATATGGGGGCGAATCTTCCCATATGCCTTTGAAAATCAACACCGCTGGTGTAATTCCGCCAATCTTTGCAAGTTCGCTTCTATTACTCCCAACAACTGTGATCTCTATGACCGCAGGGCAGGGGCCAGAATGGTTGCAAACTGTCGCAGCATGGTTGGGCCATGGGCAGCCTTTGTATATTGCGCTGTACATTGCCATGATCGTGTTCTTCGCATTCTTCTATACATCGGTTGTTTTCAACCCGACAGAGACTGCGGAAAACCTGCGTAAAAATGGTGGTTATGTTCCGGGCATTCGCCCAGGTAAAAACACGGCTGAATATCTTGATAAGATTACAAGTCGTTTGACAGTCATCGGTGCAGCTTATCTGTCTGCTGTCTGTCTGTTACCTGAAATTCTGATTTCGAAATGGCAGGTGCCTTTCTACTTCGGTGGAACAAGCTTGCTGATCGTTGTCACCGTGACCATGGATACGGTGGGCCAGGTGCATTCGCATCTTCTGGCACACCAGTATGAAGGTCTGATTAAGAAGTCTAAACTTAGGGGAAAAAGAGGATGA
- a CDS encoding adenylate kinase — protein sequence MKLILLGAPGAGKGTQAKRLEEAYGIVQLSTGDMLRAEVASGSDLGKELKAVMEAGNLVTDELIISMISSRVDQDDCAKGYILDGFPRTTAQAEALDSMLEEKGQKLDSVIEMEVDEEVLVGRITGRYTCAKCGQGYHDEFQKPAKEGVCDKCGATEFTRRADDNEETVRSRLVAYREQTAPIASHYDAKGMLKKVDGMADIDEVTSQLKAILG from the coding sequence ATGAAACTGATTTTGTTAGGTGCTCCGGGTGCTGGTAAAGGTACTCAAGCCAAACGTCTTGAAGAAGCTTACGGTATTGTACAACTTTCCACGGGCGACATGCTGCGTGCGGAAGTGGCAAGCGGTAGCGATCTCGGCAAAGAGCTGAAAGCTGTGATGGAAGCGGGTAACCTCGTAACTGACGAGCTGATCATTTCCATGATCTCCAGCCGTGTCGATCAAGACGACTGCGCAAAAGGTTACATCCTGGATGGTTTCCCACGCACAACTGCCCAAGCAGAAGCCCTTGATTCCATGTTGGAAGAAAAAGGTCAAAAGCTGGACAGCGTCATCGAAATGGAAGTTGACGAAGAAGTGCTGGTTGGTCGTATTACTGGTCGTTACACCTGTGCGAAATGTGGCCAAGGTTATCATGACGAGTTCCAAAAGCCTGCGAAAGAAGGCGTTTGTGACAAGTGTGGTGCAACTGAATTTACGCGTCGCGCTGATGATAACGAAGAAACCGTTCGTTCCCGTCTGGTTGCTTACCGCGAGCAAACAGCACCGATCGCATCTCACTATGATGCGAAAGGGATGTTGAAGAAAGTCGATGGCATGGCTGACATCGACGAAGTAACAAGTCAACTCAAGGCAATCTTGGGTTAA
- the rpsM gene encoding 30S ribosomal protein S13, whose translation MARIAGVNIPTQKRVVIALTYIHGIGPAKSQEICAKVGIPSEKRVNELSDDDVVKIRETIDADYTVEGDLRREVAMNIKRLLDLKSYRGLRHRKGLPVRGQRTKCNARTRKGPARPIAGKKK comes from the coding sequence TTGGCGCGTATTGCAGGTGTGAACATTCCTACTCAAAAGCGAGTAGTTATTGCACTTACGTATATCCACGGAATCGGCCCGGCTAAGTCACAGGAAATCTGTGCGAAAGTAGGCATTCCGTCTGAAAAGCGTGTAAACGAATTGTCTGACGACGACGTCGTTAAAATTCGTGAAACGATTGATGCTGACTACACGGTTGAAGGTGACCTTCGTCGTGAAGTGGCAATGAACATTAAACGTCTGTTAGACTTGAAATCTTACCGTGGCCTGCGCCACCGTAAGGGCCTTCCTGTACGTGGTCAACGTACCAAGTGTAACGCACGTACTCGCAAAGGGCCTGCACGCCCGATCGCGGGTAAGAAGAAATAA
- the rpsK gene encoding 30S ribosomal protein S11, translated as MAKASRQTPRRRERKNIVSGIAHVNATFNNTIITIADAQGNAISWSSAGAQGFKGSRKSTPYAAQIAAEDAGKKAMEHGMKTLEVLVKGPGSGRESALRALNAVGFTITSIKDVTPIPHNGCRPRKRRRV; from the coding sequence ATGGCAAAAGCTAGCAGACAAACTCCGCGTCGTCGTGAGCGCAAGAATATCGTTTCCGGTATTGCCCACGTAAACGCAACGTTTAACAACACGATCATCACCATTGCTGATGCACAGGGTAATGCAATTTCCTGGTCTTCTGCTGGGGCACAAGGTTTTAAGGGCTCTCGTAAGTCCACACCTTATGCTGCACAGATTGCTGCGGAAGATGCAGGCAAAAAAGCGATGGAACATGGCATGAAGACACTTGAAGTTCTGGTGAAAGGTCCTGGTTCAGGGCGTGAATCAGCACTGCGTGCGCTGAATGCTGTTGGTTTCACGATTACTTCTATCAAAGACGTGACACCTATTCCGCACAACGGTTGCCGTCCGCGCAAACGTCGTCGCGTTTAA
- a CDS encoding DNA-directed RNA polymerase subunit alpha, with protein MALRLDSQIFLHLCEVRVVIQKNWQELIKPSKLEVKSGEDDGRTAVIVAEPLERGFGLTLGNAIRRVLLSSLQGAAVTAIQIDGVLHEFSSVAGVREDVTDIVLNVKNIALRCESEGAKKMHLEATGPGPVTAGMIECPGDIEVMDPDLVLCHLDADAKLKIEFTVDTGKGYVPAVQNRPDDSPIGLIPVDAIFSPVKKVSYKVDNTRVGRVTDYDKLSLTVTTDGSVTPEDAVALAGRILQDQLQLFINFDEPEVALPEKKEDDLPFNKNLLRKVDELELSVRSANCLKNDNIIYIGDLVQKTEAEMLRTPNFGRKSLNEIKEVLGGMELSLGMDVDGWPPENIEDLAKRLEDPF; from the coding sequence ATGGCCCTCAGATTGGATTCGCAAATTTTTTTACACTTGTGTGAGGTCAGGGTTGTGATTCAAAAGAATTGGCAAGAACTCATTAAACCATCCAAGCTTGAAGTTAAATCTGGCGAAGATGATGGCCGTACGGCTGTTATCGTTGCTGAACCGCTGGAGCGTGGATTTGGTCTGACTCTTGGTAACGCGATCCGTCGTGTTTTGCTGTCATCTTTGCAGGGTGCTGCAGTTACAGCAATTCAGATTGATGGTGTTTTGCACGAGTTTTCGTCTGTAGCGGGTGTCCGTGAAGACGTAACTGACATTGTTCTTAACGTTAAGAACATTGCACTTCGCTGTGAAAGCGAAGGCGCGAAGAAGATGCATCTCGAAGCAACTGGCCCCGGTCCTGTGACTGCCGGTATGATCGAGTGCCCAGGCGACATTGAAGTCATGGATCCGGATCTGGTTCTCTGCCACTTGGATGCAGATGCCAAATTGAAGATCGAATTTACTGTTGATACAGGTAAGGGCTATGTTCCTGCGGTTCAAAACCGTCCGGACGATTCTCCGATCGGTTTGATCCCTGTTGATGCGATCTTCTCTCCGGTGAAGAAAGTTTCTTACAAAGTCGACAACACACGTGTTGGCCGCGTAACAGACTATGACAAACTGTCTTTGACTGTGACAACAGATGGTTCTGTAACACCGGAAGATGCGGTGGCTCTGGCAGGGCGTATCCTGCAAGACCAGTTGCAACTCTTCATCAACTTCGACGAGCCGGAAGTGGCTCTGCCGGAGAAGAAAGAAGACGATCTTCCGTTCAACAAGAACCTCCTGCGCAAAGTGGACGAGCTGGAACTGTCCGTTCGTTCTGCCAACTGTCTCAAAAACGACAACATCATCTACATCGGCGATCTGGTACAGAAAACCGAAGCAGAAATGTTGCGTACGCCGAACTTCGGTCGTAAGTCCCTTAACGAGATCAAAGAAGTTCTCGGTGGTATGGAACTTTCACTGGGGATGGACGTTGACGGCTGGCCGCCGGAAAATATCGAAGATCTGGCAAAGCGTCTGGAAGATCCGTTCTGA
- the rplQ gene encoding 50S ribosomal protein L17, whose protein sequence is MRHRLSGRKLNRTKSHRRALFANMAVALITHEQIKTTLPKAKELRSYVEKMITLGKRGDLHARRQAIAALRDEAAVKKLFDTLGSRYAERNGGYTRVLKAGFRYGDAAPMAFIELVERDVDAKGAADKARVEAEQEAAEAAEAV, encoded by the coding sequence ATGCGTCACCGTCTATCTGGTCGCAAACTTAACCGTACTAAATCACACCGCCGCGCGCTGTTTGCGAACATGGCGGTTGCTCTGATCACTCACGAGCAAATCAAAACCACTTTGCCAAAAGCGAAAGAACTGCGTTCTTACGTTGAGAAAATGATTACTCTGGGCAAACGTGGCGATCTGCATGCACGTCGCCAAGCGATTGCTGCGCTTCGTGACGAAGCTGCTGTTAAGAAACTGTTTGATACACTGGGTTCTCGTTATGCTGAGCGTAACGGTGGCTACACACGTGTTCTCAAAGCTGGTTTCCGTTACGGCGATGCCGCACCGATGGCTTTCATCGAGCTGGTTGAGCGCGATGTTGATGCCAAAGGCGCTGCTGATAAAGCTCGCGTAGAAGCAGAACAGGAAGCTGCAGAGGCTGCTGAAGCTGTATAA
- a CDS encoding DegQ family serine endoprotease: protein MFLRIFFLSFFLINTAQAEIKTIPSSRLETQLSYAPLVKSAAPAVVNIYTSKTVRTRSTSPLFNDPFFRRFFGDAFRGVPQGGRKKKVQNSLGSGVIVESSGVVVTNHHVIEGAEDIKVVLNDRREFEAKLVASDERTDLAILQVQTDGVVLPTLPLGDSDGLEVGDLVLAIGNPFGVGQTVTSGIVSALARTQVGITDYSFFIQTDAAINPGNSGGALVDMNGRLIGVNSAIYSKGGGSNGIGFAIPVNMVRSVISGVSKTGKVVRPWLGASGQPITQDLADSFNLERPTGVLIDEVYRGGPADEAGLQRGDIILKIDGHVVDEPKALQFRLATLSLGDTSRFEILRHGSRKTLNFEALPPPEVPRRSETRLKGYHPFDGAVVVNLSPAFNDEQGWNVMDKGVAIYKMVRGSTVNRLGFRIRDRITGVNGIEVKTVKDLKWVLQRMEGRKGDWRIGIIRNGKRQELQFRG from the coding sequence ATGTTCTTGAGAATTTTCTTCCTTTCTTTCTTCCTGATCAATACGGCGCAGGCTGAAATCAAAACCATCCCGTCTTCTCGATTGGAGACGCAACTTTCTTACGCACCTTTGGTGAAATCTGCTGCCCCGGCTGTGGTGAATATCTATACCAGCAAGACGGTGCGTACGCGTTCGACCTCGCCACTGTTTAACGATCCGTTTTTTCGTCGTTTCTTTGGGGATGCGTTTCGCGGGGTACCTCAGGGGGGACGTAAGAAAAAAGTTCAGAATTCACTGGGCTCCGGTGTCATTGTCGAATCCAGCGGTGTCGTGGTGACAAACCATCATGTGATTGAAGGGGCAGAAGACATCAAGGTGGTGCTCAATGATCGCCGTGAATTTGAAGCCAAGCTGGTGGCTTCGGATGAACGTACTGACCTGGCGATCTTGCAGGTTCAAACCGATGGTGTTGTTCTGCCCACATTACCCCTTGGTGATTCGGATGGATTGGAAGTCGGTGATCTGGTACTTGCCATTGGTAATCCTTTTGGTGTGGGCCAAACGGTGACCAGCGGGATTGTTTCTGCGTTAGCGCGTACACAAGTTGGCATCACGGATTACAGCTTTTTCATTCAGACCGACGCGGCGATTAATCCGGGGAATTCCGGTGGAGCCTTGGTGGATATGAATGGGCGGTTGATTGGGGTGAATTCTGCGATCTATTCCAAGGGCGGTGGGTCCAATGGCATTGGTTTTGCCATTCCGGTCAATATGGTGCGATCGGTCATTTCAGGTGTCTCAAAAACAGGCAAGGTGGTGCGCCCGTGGTTGGGGGCCAGTGGTCAGCCGATTACACAGGATTTGGCCGATAGTTTTAATCTGGAGCGTCCCACAGGCGTGTTGATTGATGAGGTCTATCGCGGTGGTCCTGCGGATGAGGCTGGCTTGCAACGCGGTGATATTATTTTAAAAATTGATGGGCATGTGGTGGATGAACCCAAGGCCCTGCAATTCCGCCTTGCCACGCTATCTTTGGGGGACACATCGCGTTTTGAAATCTTGCGCCATGGCAGTCGCAAGACGTTGAACTTTGAAGCCTTGCCGCCCCCAGAAGTGCCGCGTCGCAGTGAAACCCGCTTGAAAGGCTATCACCCCTTTGATGGGGCTGTGGTTGTCAACCTGTCACCAGCCTTTAATGATGAACAGGGCTGGAATGTAATGGATAAGGGGGTTGCCATTTATAAAATGGTGCGCGGCAGTACGGTGAACCGTTTGGGCTTTCGTATTCGTGATCGCATCACCGGGGTGAATGGTATCGAAGTTAAAACCGTCAAAGACCTGAAATGGGTGCTGCAACGTATGGAAGGGCGCAAAGGCGATTGGCGCATTGGTATTATCCGAAATGGTAAACGACAAGAGCTTCAGTTTCGCGGATGA
- a CDS encoding replication-associated recombination protein A → MTSLFEDQAPRPLADSLRPQTLEEVIGQDHLLDEEGSIGRMVRNGGRLTSMILWGPPGCGKTTVARLLADKTDLYFEPLSAIFSGVPDLKRVFKEARARREGGQGTLLFIDEIHRFNRAQQDGFLPYVEDGTVILVGATTENPSFELNAALMSRCRVMVLNRLSDDALEGLLGRAEAEKNRKLPVDEQARASLRAMADGDGRYLLNMVEAVFELPDEPVLDMAALSQVVQKRMPIYDKSQEGHYNLISALHKSLRGSDTDAALYWFSRMLDGGEDPKYIARRMLRFAVEDIGLADPNAMTQALQAWETYERLGSPEGELALAQALIYLGTAPKSNAAYTAYKQARAAAKQTGSLMPPKHILNAPTKMMKEIGYGKGYQYDHDAQDGFSGQDYFPDGLERMEFYQPKDRGFERELSKRQAYWSKLRQQKK, encoded by the coding sequence ATGACCTCACTTTTTGAAGATCAGGCCCCCCGGCCCTTAGCCGATAGTCTACGCCCCCAAACCTTGGAAGAGGTTATTGGGCAAGACCATCTGCTGGATGAAGAGGGCTCCATTGGGCGTATGGTGCGCAATGGCGGGCGATTGACCTCCATGATCTTATGGGGGCCACCGGGTTGTGGCAAGACGACGGTAGCGCGTTTGCTGGCTGATAAGACGGACCTTTATTTCGAACCCTTATCGGCGATCTTTTCCGGTGTGCCGGATTTAAAACGGGTGTTTAAGGAAGCACGTGCGCGCCGTGAAGGCGGGCAGGGGACCTTGCTGTTTATTGACGAAATCCATCGCTTTAACCGGGCGCAACAAGATGGTTTCCTGCCTTATGTCGAAGACGGCACGGTCATTCTGGTCGGGGCGACAACGGAGAATCCGTCATTCGAATTAAATGCGGCTTTGATGTCACGTTGTCGAGTCATGGTGCTTAATCGCCTGTCCGATGATGCATTGGAAGGGTTGTTAGGGCGTGCCGAAGCTGAGAAAAATCGCAAACTGCCCGTGGATGAGCAAGCCCGTGCGTCCTTGCGGGCCATGGCCGATGGCGATGGGCGTTATCTGCTGAATATGGTGGAGGCGGTGTTTGAACTGCCGGATGAGCCTGTGTTGGATATGGCGGCCTTGTCCCAAGTGGTGCAAAAGCGCATGCCCATTTATGACAAGTCGCAGGAAGGTCATTACAATCTGATTTCCGCCTTGCATAAATCCTTGCGTGGGTCTGATACGGATGCGGCACTTTATTGGTTTTCACGCATGCTCGATGGTGGGGAAGATCCCAAATATATCGCCAGGCGCATGTTGCGTTTTGCCGTGGAAGATATCGGTCTGGCTGATCCCAATGCGATGACACAGGCGTTGCAGGCGTGGGAAACTTATGAACGTTTGGGAAGCCCGGAAGGGGAACTTGCCTTGGCTCAAGCCTTGATCTACTTGGGTACTGCACCAAAATCCAATGCGGCTTATACGGCTTATAAACAGGCACGGGCGGCAGCGAAACAAACTGGATCCCTGATGCCGCCTAAACATATTTTGAATGCGCCGACCAAGATGATGAAAGAAATCGGTTACGGCAAAGGCTATCAGTATGATCATGATGCACAGGATGGTTTTTCTGGGCAGGATTATTTCCCTGACGGGCTGGAGCGGATGGAATTTTATCAACCCAAGGATCGTGGTTTTGAGCGGGAATTATCCAAGCGGCAGGCATATTGGTCCAAATTACGACAGCAAAAAAAATAG
- a CDS encoding HD domain-containing phosphohydrolase produces MTDNPKIIVCDDSKTNIAMAQALLTSCGFEDIRTTIDPRNVRGMIEEGGCDLLLLDLEMPHMTGFDVINQIRQDMNNQSMQILMLTGKLGIEPRNEALRIGANDFVNKPFDPTEVSLRVKNLVTVYQTQARQRRMNEILEEAVIKRTEQLNRAADDLLSTLARAGEYRDSDTGKHVSRVSHYTYLLAKAYGVEEKQAKMFAQAAPVHDIGKIGVSDTILHKPGPLTDEEREAIKKHCEIGAEILSGYSSEIVLIGQRIALTHHERWDGAGYPQGIAGEKIPLEGRIVSIADVFDALTTKRPYKEAWSAEKAFFILEEESGKAFEPKLVSLFIENRSKVEEIMNNLRDI; encoded by the coding sequence GTGACTGATAATCCTAAAATCATTGTTTGTGATGATTCCAAAACCAATATTGCAATGGCACAGGCTTTGTTAACGTCCTGTGGGTTTGAAGATATTCGCACGACAATAGACCCGCGTAATGTTAGGGGGATGATCGAAGAAGGGGGCTGTGACCTTCTTTTACTTGATTTAGAAATGCCCCATATGACCGGGTTCGATGTGATTAATCAGATCCGTCAGGATATGAACAATCAGTCGATGCAGATTTTGATGCTAACGGGGAAACTGGGGATTGAACCGCGCAATGAGGCCCTGCGGATTGGGGCGAATGACTTTGTGAATAAGCCGTTTGATCCAACCGAAGTTTCTTTACGGGTGAAAAATCTGGTGACTGTCTATCAAACACAGGCACGACAGCGCCGGATGAATGAGATTTTGGAAGAAGCTGTTATTAAACGTACAGAACAGCTTAACAGAGCGGCAGATGACTTGTTGTCCACACTGGCCCGTGCCGGGGAATATCGTGATAGCGATACGGGAAAACATGTCAGCCGCGTGAGCCATTATACCTATTTGCTTGCCAAAGCTTATGGGGTGGAAGAAAAACAGGCGAAGATGTTTGCTCAAGCCGCTCCTGTACATGATATTGGCAAAATTGGTGTTTCAGATACCATTCTTCACAAGCCCGGTCCTTTAACGGATGAAGAGCGAGAGGCCATTAAGAAACATTGCGAGATCGGGGCAGAAATTTTGTCGGGCTATAGTTCGGAAATTGTCCTGATTGGCCAGAGAATTGCGTTGACACATCATGAAAGATGGGATGGTGCAGGCTATCCCCAGGGGATTGCAGGTGAGAAAATTCCGCTGGAAGGGCGCATTGTCAGTATCGCTGATGTGTTTGATGCCTTAACAACCAAGCGGCCCTATAAAGAAGCCTGGTCAGCAGAGAAGGCATTTTTCATTTTGGAAGAAGAATCTGGTAAGGCGTTTGAGCCAAAACTGGTCTCGTTGTTTATAGAAAACCGTTCGAAGGTTGAGGAAATTATGAACAACTTGCGTGACATATAA